In the genome of Ziziphus jujuba cultivar Dongzao chromosome 10, ASM3175591v1, the window GAAgcaattaagaatataatttgAACTAAAAGGAATTTATTATCGATAAGAGGGAAGCATCCAAAATCTAAATATAGTAATCATGATTGGAAACATCAATTGTTTGATTATATAAGACTTTAATTTAAAGCTAATCTTGGAGTTTAATTTCCCACATGAACGCAATTGAGGAACTCATCCATGGCTTTCACAGAGGATCCTTTCCAAACATCCTCATCTTTCATGGCATTGTCGATCATCTTCTTCATTTCCCAAGCTTTCCTTCTCATTGCTTTTCCCTTCTTTGTTTCGTTCATCACCAACTCAATCTTTGCCATTAAATCTTCATGTCCAACAGCAACACGTATTCCTCTAGCTATCTCCACACAAACTCCTACCTCTTCTTCCAAAAGCTTGGCATTGTAAAACTATTCTGCCGCTAGAGGCCAACCTATTATGGGCACACCACGGCTGAGCGATTTCATCATCGAATTCCATCCACAGTGACTCAACAAATGCAGAAAATGCTTCATGTGACAAGATATCTAGTTACGGTGCCCATTTATGCACCAAATACCCTCTCTTTGATTGTTTACAAATGCGTTCCTCAAATCCATCAAGCAACCATTCTTTTGCTCTGAATTCCGAATTGATGTCGAAGCCGATTGGTGGATGAATGACCCGTATGAAGTTTTTGCCGCTAGATTCCAGAGCTAGAGCTATCTCTTTCATCTGCGAAGCTGATATTGTGTTCTGCAAGCCAAACGAtacatataaaattgattttattggtTTGGTATCCAACCATTTCATGCATGACTGATCGGATGATGTCATTCTGCCTCCGGCGGCTTCTAATTTTCTGGTAGTTAGCGGCAGGTTGATGGGTCCAATTGCCCAAATAGGCTTTTGAAATATGTGCCTGAAGTAGTTCAACCCTGTTCTGTCAAGATCCTCCACCGTGTTGAACAGAATCCCATCGGCTTTTGACCATTCCGCAAGCGCTTTCCTGTTAAACTCTGAAACCTTATTTTTGCCATCTGCTTCTCTTAGATAATCCGACATCTGTGTAATGTGGATGGTGGTCGAAGCTTCGGGAAAGTCCGGCAGGGTGATTATTTGGTCGGAGTCGACACTCCGGTGAGGCAGGTTGAGCCACAGAGAATGGTAACATGCAAAACCAAAGCCACCCCCTGAGCAAAATATGTTGGAGAACACGCCGTAGTGGCGAGCAACATCAACACACCATGGAAAGAACATGTCGGCAATTACGCAAAACGGTGGATGTCCACCTAATTGTTCAGAGACAAGACGAGAAAAGAGGTTTGTGAAGGAaggtttgagagagagagaagcatgGAGAAAGTTGGGTAAAAGATGGTAGGGAATGGCATCCAAATTCTCCACACCAGGAGGGAGACCATGCTCCGACCTGCAGAAGGGGATTTCAACAACAtgaatattatcattattggaGCTGCTGGAAGAAGATGAGTTTTGATGGAGGAAAGAAGATGTGATAGTATGGATATTGAGCTTGGTGGTGATGAAGGTTATGGCGTAATTCCTACAACTAGTAGCAGCagcagtagtagtagtagtgtTGTATTTTGGgccaaaaatttaaatgatttgtAAATGGGCTTTTGggcctttatttttgtttttttgtaccTACGGTTGatggaaaaatattgttttattttaataaatattttaaatattttttgtaagtagaggttgagagttttaaggaaataaaaacTCTGGGATAAGTGGTGGATGAGGACACATTCTTTCAACGTTCTTTTCAACgtatttttcagttttagaaaacacaggaaaaaaaatttctggagTTCTTTTACgtgaaaaacagagagaaaatcaTAGTGATTTTGATACAGTGGTAAAGTAAAGGTACACTGATAGGTCGACGAGAAAAGCTTCAGAAGTGCTGAATCTAAAAGCTTTTGCAACCGTTGTATCTTGGGAGACGACTGTCAGAAAATATTTGTACCGCTGGGGCAGAAATTGTATTAAAAAGACTATGGTACCACATAAACCTCGGTTAGACTTCTAGAAatcaaatctattaaaaaaatacaggttctaattattttatgtaattttatttgttttatattaatatttccacacgtatttacatatatatatatatatatatatattcatacattatttacaacaatcttaagacgatttcaaaattttatatatgtatatatatgtggagatttgatctatttattatgttaattgattattgCGGATAAAATACTGGTTAAATTTAGTAATAAAgatactagtatagccagaacacccatagatttgagtttacacttatccaaaaataaaagggaaagtGTATCTCAAGTCAAATAcgctagggtgattggaagtctgatgtacttgatgagttgtaaCAGATCAGACTTTGCCTACGCAATAAGTAGActgagtagatacacgagtaatccaaatgaagatcattggaaagggatcATCATAGTATTAAGATACTTGCGATATACTCATGAATACGGACTATGCTATATAAGATATTctactgtattagaaggatacaatgatgcaaattggatatcagatataaaggattcaaaatccactagtagCTATGTGTTCACATTAGCTGGTGCAGCCGTAACGTGGAAGTCCTCAAAATAAACTGTGATAGCTTGATCCACAATGTAATATGAGTttatcgcattagataaatgtggtgaagaggcagaatagctacgccaatttttagaggacattcgTAGTAGCCTAAACCTGTGCtagcaataagtttacattatgatagtcaatctgcgattgacagagcacaaaatattatatacaatgGAAATTCTAGACACATTCGTCGTAGAGACAATTCCATCAGACAATTAATCttaactggagttatctcaataaactatgtaaagtcaaaagataaaattgcggatccgctaatcaaagggttaaatagagaactagttCAGAAGTCGTCAaggggaatgggattaaagcctgtgaataaagtcaatacgatggaaacccaacctagttgactggagatcccaagatctaggttcaatgggacaacgcaattgtaaagactagtatggaTCATTGTGGGcgttaatcctctgcccattctTATGATAAAATAGTGATAGAAAtaggttaagcataaagtatgcttttaatgattcctacaGGTGTGTtttggtaatctatgcatagtcatgctgattacattggaaatatGAATCatctatgtgagagagaagagtggccacTTCTAAGGAGAATTGTTGGGGgcgcaattctttagaaactcttgCAGAACTAGGGAGGTGTtcagggccaaaatgaacacaacagtgagaactgaagtgtaacAGGAACGAATCATGTTTtggctatgttgtcatttacacaaaagacgaaatggttcaaagatatcgcatctaccataagtcagtaaagaagatGTAGTCTCACAAAGAAAGGTTCAAatagtaacatctacctatcctatgcaggttccaactaCAGAGCTTTATCACAAGAGTCATGTTTGTTTTagaaatcaaatcattcatgtgggggattatTGTATTTTGGGccaaaaatttgaatgatttgtaAATGGGCTTttgggattttatttttgttttttgtattctACGGTTGATAGAATAAtagtgttttattttaataaataatttaaatattttttgtaagaagaggttgagagttttaaggaaataaaaacTCTGGGATAAGTGGTGGAAGAGGACACATCCTTTCAATGTTCTTTTCAAcatatttttcagttttagaaAACACAGAGAAATTTTCTGGAGTTCTTTTATatgaaaaacagagagaaaattaCAGTGATTTTGATACAGTGGTAAAGTAAAGGTACACTAATAattcgaagagaaaagcttcagaggtgctgaatTTGAAAGCTTTTGTAGCTGTTGTATCCTGAAAGATGACCGTCAGAAAACATTTGAACTGGTGGGGCGGAAATCGTCTTAAGGagactgtggtaccacacagacCTCAATTAGACTTCTAGAAATAAGATCTATTAAGGAAATATaggttctaattattttaattattttatattaatatttccacatgtatctacatatatatattcatatattatttacaacaatcttaagacgatttcaaaattttatatatgtatatatatgtggagatttgatctatttattatgttaattgattattgtGTATatgttgcatatatatattgaatatgtgTTTACTATGTGAGTTTCCCATTggctgaagaaaaaaaaaaaaaatttgcatcatACCTATGTACTGTTTTGTGGTTGGGcatgtgtataatatatatttatttgtaatcaAATTTGTTTTGCCCAATCCGATACATGCCTTGTTTCTATTTcttgtatatatttaattttaagctTTGTTtgatttggttaaaagaaaaaaaaaaaaaaacgaagaaaaaaaaattgcatcaaaCCCGTGgggtttaaaaaatttttgggcaatgattaaattttgttttaaattaaaattgtttccaAAATTGATTTGCCCATGAATTTCTAAACCCTTCggtgattttttggaaattttttaacTGCCGGAACAGTAGATTTTGAccaaaaattgaattgaatcaGAAAAATCCATTTACCAATAAAACAGGTCGAGAAAATCAggttggaggttgaagacggatCAAAATTTGGGTTAATGGGTTTGGGTAAGATTTTGGGTCAGTGGGCCAGAATTATCAATTCTGTTGAGCCTTGTCCAGTTTCACAGCCTAGCTCGCAGTTAGAATAGGCTACTGTTCAGCCCAATATCAAGGCTTGATCCAGACCCAACCCCAAGTTGAAATGGCCCGATCGTAATTGGGTTCGCCACATGTCACGATGAGAAATCGCCATGTGTTGAGACGAAATGTTGACAAATGGCGCACAGTGGCAAGGCGACGTGGTGTCCCGTGGCTAGGCCACGTGTTGCACAGTCGCGAGGGCACGTGTCGACAAGTTGTTAAGCCACATGTTACGCAATGAGTGCAGACACGTGTCGACCTATACAAGTGACACATGTAGATCTCATGGATCGCCACATGTCGCCTTTGGATACGCCATGTGTCGATCTGATACAGGTGACACATGACAGTCTCTAGTGGTGACATGTGTCGGACAAGTGGAAGCCCTGTGTCCACGTGGCGTTAACACATCAGCGGCGCGATGACATGGATTTGTGCCACATCAGAGGGGTGCCATATGGCAACATGCCACATCAGCTTGATACCACGTTGCAGTGAGTAGTGCCACATGAATAGTATTTTTGTAATGTACAGTAATTTTTGTAGTATAttcaaaaatcctaaaaatcacatttttgtgtgttttccttttggaaattgtttataattagtttgttgggatagaaaataacaactaattgatttctgttttgtgaTGGTACAGAAATGCCAAGTGGAGACAATAGGACTGTGCCTACTTAGACTTCTGAGATTCAGATGCCTCCTTCTACAAGTCATGCAGAAAAGCCTACGAAGTTTAATGGGGCAAACTTCAAGAGTTGGCAGTAGAAGATGCTATTTTACCTGACCACCTTGGGACTTGAGAAGTATTTGACTGAAGATGCGCCACCCAGTGATGAAGGGAGTGATAGGGAGACACTCATGGCAAtggatgcatggaataattTCGATTACCTATGTCgaaattatgtcctgaatggccttTCTGATGCCCTGTACGGAGTATATTGTGGTAAAAAGTCAGCTAAGAAGTTGTGGGAAACACTAGACTGCAAGTACAATACTGAGAATGCTGGGTCCGGAAAGTTTATTATAGGCCGATTTTTAGACTACATAATGGTGGATACGAAGCCATTAATGAAccaagtacatgagttgcaagtgctgaTTCAGGAAATACTTGCTGAAGGGATCATTGTGAATGAAGCCTTACAAGTGGCTTGTATGATTGAGAAACTACCTCCAagttggagtgacttcaggaattatctgaagcacaaaGAAAGGAGATGAATATGGAGGTTCTTATTGGCAAGCTTCGCATTGAAGATGATAACAGAAAGTCTGATAAGAGAGCTTCGAAAGCTGGattgaaggctaatgttgtggagcatggtcaaAGCTCCAATAACAAGAAGAAGACTGGAAAAGCTACCAAGTTGGGGCCTAAAGTAGGAATCTCTAAGAAGGCCAAGTTTTAAGGCAGATGCTTtaactgtgacaagatgggtcatagAGCTACGGAATGCAGGctgccaaagagaaagaggaaccaggcacaggtgatggaggacatcactTGATATGTTGATGACATTGACCTTAGTGCTGTGATCTCTAAtgtgaacttggtgggatccAATCCCAGAGAATGGTGGGTAGATACTGGTGCGACCCGCTATGTGTGTTCAAATAGAagtatgttcacttccttcgaacccaagaagaatggggagaagttgttcatggggaaCTCCGCTATCTCAGAAATCCAAGGTGAAggcaaagtaatcctgaagatgacctcgggaaaagagctgactctgaataatgtactgtatgttccagacattcgcaagaatctggtatctggatcgctgctgagcaaacatggttttcgcttagtgtttgagtcagataaggttattttatccaaatttgggatgtttgtgggaaaatGGGCTATGTAGttaatggtttatttaaactcaatgtaatgactgtaaagcctaaagaaatgaataaagctagtacttcttctgtttacttgcttgagtctttcattttgtggcatggtagactaggacatgttaattttaattctctacggaggttaattaacttaaatcatattcccatgtttgaaattaattgcaatcataagtgtgaaacttgtgtggaagcaaaattaacgaggtcatcatatcaaacaattgatagaaataatgaacctttggatttaatacatagtgatatatgtgatttaaaatttacaccaactagaggtggtaataaatatttcatCACCTTTgttgatgatagcacgaaatattgctatgtatatctgctaaagagcaaggatgaggctatagagaaatttattctctataaaatggaagttgagaatcaacttaacaaaaaggttaaagtgatcagaagtgatcgtggtggggagtatgtgactccatttggagagtattgtgctcaacaagGTATAATACAtaaagttactccaccatattcgccacaatcaaatggtgtggctgaacagaaaaataaaactttgaaagaaatgatgaatgcaatgctgataagttctggagtaccttAGAACTTAtggggggaagccattttgtcAGCGAataaccttttaaataaggtgctgCGAAAAGATCAggtaaagacaccctatgagttgtggaagggaagacaacccttctacaaatatttacgagtgtaggggtgtctagctaaagtagtggtacctacacctaagaaggtgaagataggtcctaaaactgttgattgcatTTTCATAGGATGCACAGAATAGTAGTGCGTATTGTTTTCTTGTGCATAGGTAAGAAATTTATGATATtcacaagaacacaataatggaatcgagaaatgcatcatttttcgaacatatttttcggtataaagtggaagaaataCCGAGTTCATCTAAATGAGCTTACGATGCTATCGGTGATGATGATAACGATAGTGATCGAGAGCAAGAGAATGAAGATAAGACTGAAaattcttacttatatgctagaaagtgaacctcaaagttTCCAAGAAGCTGTAAATTCTTCTggagggaatttatggaaagaagctataaaaagtgagattgattctATCTTACAGAGTCACACTTGGGAATTATTAGATCTTCCTCCAGATTGTAAACCTTTGTGttacaaatggatctttaaaaggaagatgaaaacaGATGgaataatagataaatataaggcaaggcttgtaattaagggataaaagtaaaaagaaggccttgattattttgacacttattctccagtaacgagaataaattccacaaGGATGGTACTGGTGATCGCTGCATTGCGGGATCTTGCAGTACATTAAGTGAATgtgaaaacaacatttcttaatggagatctagatgaagagatctatatggagcaacctgagggtttcactgctccaggacaagaaaataaagtctgtagattggtaaagtcttTATACGGACTTAAACAAGATCCAAAGCAATGgcattaaaaatttgataatgccatgctaaaagatggatttaaaataaatgaatgtgacaaatgtatatatgtaaaagatacagagaatggatatgtcattctatgtttatatgtagatgacatactcatagtaggtagtgacgacaatCCAAACTACAAAATCCATgtcaaattccaaatttgatatgaaagttatggggcttgctgatgtgattttagggatgaaaatcacgagaacttcgaatggaatcattcttagtcaaactcattatgtagataaaatactggctaagtttagtaataatgatactagtatagccatAACACCCATAGatttgagtttacacttatccaaaaataaagagaaaactgtatctcaagtggaatacgctagggtgattggaagtctaatgtacttgatgagttgcacCAGACCAGACTTAACCTACGCTATAAGTAGAttgagtagatacacgagtaatctaaatgaagatcattggaaagggatcGTCAGAGTGCTAAGATACTTGCGATATACTCTTGAATATGGtctgcactatacaagatatcctgccttattagaaggatacagtgatgcaaattaGATATCAGATGTTAAGTAGTCAATGTCCACTAGTGGCTATAACATGGAAGTCCTTaaaacaaactgtgatagctcgatTCACGATGGAATCTAAGTttatcgcattagataaatgtggtgaagaggtaaaatggctacgccaattctTAGAGGACATTCCTAGGTGGCCTAAACatgtgccagcaataagtttacattgtgatagtcaatctgcgattggcagggcacagaatattatatataatggaaagtctagacagaTTCGTCGTAGAAACATCCATCAGAcagttaatctcaactggagttatctcaatagactatgtaaagtcaaaagataacattacggatccgctaaccaaagggttaaatagagaattagttgagaagtcatcgaAGGAAATGGGATTAAAGCCCTTGAATAAAGTtaatacgatggaaacccaacctagttaaCTGGAGATCGAAGATCTAAGTTCAATGGGACAACAGAATTGTAAAAACTAGTATGGATCATtgtgggggttaatcctctgcccattcctatgatgaaacagtgatagaaataggttaagcataaagtatacttttaatgattcctacaGGTGTGTTTTGGTAATTTATGCATAGTCATActgattacattggaaataaGAATCacttatgtgagagagaagagtggtcACTTCTAAGGAGAATTGTTGAGGgggcaattctttagaaactctcgcagaaccaggGAGGTTTTcggggccaaaatgaacacaacagtgagaactgaagtgtaccaggaaggaatcatgAGTGGGCTATGTTATCATTTACATAAaagacgaaatggttcaaaaatatcacatctaccataagtcagtaaagaagatatagtttcacaagggaaggttcaaagagtaacatcaaCCTATCCTATGCAAGTTCCAACTGCAGAGCTTTACCACAAGAATCATGTTTGTTTTAGAAATTAAATCATTCATATGGGGGATTGTTGTATTTTGGGccaaaaatttgaatgatttgtaAATGGGCTTTTgggcctttatttatttttttttataccctGCGGTTGATGGAAAAAtagtgttttattttaataaataatttaaatattttttgtaagtagaggttgagagttttaaggaaataaaaacTCTGGGATAAGTGGTGGAAGAGGACACGTTCTTTCAATGTTCTTTTCAAcgtattttttagttttagaaaacataggaaaaaaaatttctggagTTCTTTTACgtgaaaaacagagagaaagtcATAGTGATTTTGATACAGTGGTAAAGTAAAGGTACACTGATAGTTCGACGAGAAAAACTTCAGAGGTACTGAATCTAAAAACTTTTACAGTCGTTGTATCCAGGGAGATGATCATCAGAAAACATTTGCACCGGTGGGGTAGAAATCGTCTTAAAGAGACTGTGGTACCACAGACTTCGGTTAGACTTTTAGAAATCAGATCTATTAAGAAAATACaggttctaattattttaattattttatgtaattttatttattttatattaatatttccacatgtatctacatatatatattcatacattattTACAacaagtagtagtagtagtagtagtgttttttttttgcagtATGTGGCGGGCTAAGGCTATGAATGGAATTGTATGGCCTTGAGCCATGAATGGAAACATTACTATGTTCTTCCTCTGATCTCTTTCACACATTTTTGCTTCTGCCTGATTAACTGTTTGTTTCGTAGGTTCTGGGTGAGGAGGAACAGCGAAACAGAAGGATATGATTATGATGATGAGGCGGGTCTATGTTTGTATGAATCAAATTAAACGCACATGACTATTGTACGTGATGCATGCACTCCTAAATATCTCATGTGTACCATACAAAATGGTGTACTATATATGACTATTACTTATCAAGATGAGCAGTGAAtttccaagttttttttttttaattaaaaaagaagactaTAGTTTGTGTTCGCCGTTTGGCTAGATATTGTGATAAATTTTGCaaagtttatatattatattacaagtaATGGTCAAATTAATTTAGGCAGCCGCTCCGAAATTATCTAGCTTATAACTACTTTCTTGGCTCTCAATGTTAAATGTGCATACTAAAGTTGTTGGCTGTTCAATTGTTATTGTGATATCTTTCAAGTTTTTAATGTTATTACAACGGGACTTTTTTGCTTATCCACTCTAAAACGaaaatccttttctttttgttcctatATTAccctcttttttaaaaatttggaagAAGAATAATTAATTGCCTTCTATGATCTTCTTCGAGTTCTTCACTAACAGGGTTCTTAAATTGAATATCCAACCAGTTTTCAAAAACTCTTTCCTAAGTCTCATCAGGAATAAATCAGGGGATGAGCATGCTATGTTGACTTCTGATTCATTGTTCAAAAAGATCAAGCAGTATTCTTGGAATGAAAACCAAGGTGGGTATTCAAATTTGGGGTTGAAAAACTTTACCATGTATTTACAATTTCATAACTTACTCATTCTAAAGTGGAAGAAGTACAAATCCATCACCATACAATATaaataggatatatatatatatatattttttttatcaacttcGGAACGATCGTTGTATCTTTTCTTAGAAATTCAAGTAGCACAAAGGTCAGTTCCGCATTGGGTATGAAGAAAAATTATCATTGGAGAGCTATTTTGGCAGATTTGAGAGTTGCtgtgataaaaaaaatctgTGGGTTCCTAGTTCTGGAGGTATTAATTAGATCTTCCTTCAGTTTTCCTTGGCAAAAGCTTGTCACCTTGAAACATACTCGGACAAagatttttgggttttgaaaaaTCGTAATTCCTGTACAATAAAGGTGAATGAGAGTAataggtaaaagaaaaaaatagcttGGGTGAGAAAAAAATAAGCAGTGGTAATAACCTCACCCATTGTTTGTTTATGTTTAGTTGATATTTAAGCATCTtcaacgattttttttttaaataaaaaatatatttttaaaataagtagttaaatttttagattgtcctccaataataattatttattcatgatttttattctttttttatttaaatatttattattctacttacatttcttcttttttttatgtataaattaCTTTTCAAATATCATATAGTAACATAAAAATCCCTGGCTacgttgaattaaattaatattatattaaaataaaaaagttgatatttacatatttttctgAAGCAAAAAAGTCTGAACTAATTCTGCTAATAACAGTGAGACAATACACTCAAACCCTAATTAGTATTCCATCTTAATTAGAAtcattttaataaacaaaagcGGACATGTATACATAATAGGTTTTGGTTAgtgttttttttgaaaaatagagaCCGTAcaaatcaaaaattgaaaaatagcaaaaaaattttttttataaaaaactaGCCAACTTTTAACATATTCGGACCAGAATACCCTtcattatgtttttttcttttcttatttttttttgtttctttcctcTATCAAAACgcaacttcttttcttttcttgtttttcattttttttttctctactttccctTTCTCTTTTGAAATGCAGCTAGAACTTTCCCTTTTACTTTCCTTTTCGAAAAACACCATCCTATTCGCCGGCGTTTTTGATggagcttcttttcttttcttgcttttgGTTATTTTGTCTACTTTCTCTTTCCATATCGAAACGCAGCTAGAACTTTCCCTTTTACTTTCCTTTTCGAAAAACACCATCCTGTTCGCCGGCGTTTTTGATggagcttcttttcttttcttgcttttggtttttttgtctATTTTCTCTTTCCATATCGAAACGCAGCTAGGGCTTTCCCTTTCACTTTCCCTTTTGAAATACACCATCCCGTTCGCCATCAAGGCTACcgat includes:
- the LOC107412618 gene encoding UDP-glycosyltransferase 92A1-like, yielding MAISHRDMWRTQLRSGHFNLGSEHGLPPGVENLDAIPYHLLPNFLHASLSLKPSFTNLFSRLVSEQLGGHPPFCVIADMFFPWCVDVARHYGVFSNIFCSGGGFGFACYHSLWLNLPHRSVDSDQIITLPDFPEASTTIHITQMSDYLREADGKNKVSEFNRKALAEWSKADGILFNTVEDLDRTGLNYFRHIFQKPIWAIGPINLPLTTRKLEAAGGRMTSSDQSCMKWLDTKPIKSILYVSFGLQNTISASQMKEIALALESSGKNFIRVIHPPIGFDINSEFRAKEWLLDGFEERICKQSKRGYLLLEEEVGVCVEIARGIRVAVGHEDLMAKIELVMNETKKGKAMRRKAWEMKKMIDNAMKDEDVWKGSSVKAMDEFLNCVHVGN